A window of Helicobacter macacae MIT 99-5501 genomic DNA:
TAGATATAAAATCCTCAAAATATGCTCCTTAAAGATTTTGTTGCTTTTTGCGAGATTTTAGGCGAAATTTTTGCAATTAAACGCGCATTTACGCATAGTTTGATTTAAGCAAACAAATTTTATGCCAAATATATGCTACGAAATTTTGCTCATAATTGCGCAAAATCAAAGCATTTCACAAATCTAGCTAAAATTTTTTTAAAAAAACTTTTTTGCATTTTTGCGTGAAAAACACAAAATCTCATTCAAACTCATTGCAACAAGTTAAGAAATTATGAACTTATCGTGTATTTTGGCTTTTTTAAGCGCGTTTTTTAAGCAATGTGGCAATAGATTATTTATTCTACGCTAAAATCTGCCAACTTTATGGTTGTTTGGATTTTGACTGCTTAACACTTAGATTTTAAGGATATACCTTGTCTTCTCATAATTCTACACAATCTCATAAGACCTTTACTTACCGCGATAGTGGCGTTGATATTGATGAGGGAAATGCGTTAGTTGATTCTCTAAAATCCATTGTAAAGCGCACTTTTGATAGCAATGTCATCGGCTCTATCGGCTCTTTTGCAGGAGCATACTCACTTCCTGGCGGATACAAAGAGCCCATTTTACTAGCTTGCACTGATGGCGTAGGCACAAAGCTACGTCTTGCCATAGAGGCAAAAAAACTTGATTTTGTCGGCATAGATTTGGTGGCTATGTGTGTAAATGATTTGATTTGCAACTTTGGAGAGCCTCTGTTTTTTTTGGACTACTACGCCACAGGCAAGCTAGACAAAGAAGAGGCTTTGCGCGTGATAGAGGGCATAGCAAAGGGTTGCCAAATCGCAGGGTGCGCCCTCATAGGTGGCGAAAGCGCAGAAATGCCCTCAATGTATGCAAAGGGGGATTTTGACTTAGCTGGCTTCAGTGTGGGAATCGCAGAGAGGGCATCTTTGGAGCTACCAAATAGCATAAAAAAGGGCGACATTTTGGTGGGATTCCCAAGCAGTGGTTTGCACTCAAATGGATTCTCGCTTGCTCGCAAAGTGTTTTTTGAAGTAGAAAAAATGGACTTTAGCAAAGAAATATCAGCACTAGATTCTAGCTCCCAAAGTGGCATAAAATATATCAAAAAGCCGCTTATAGACGCGCTTTTAGAGCCTACTACTATCTATGTGCCACTCTTTAGGCAAAAAAGAGAATTTATCAAATCTCTAGCTCATATCACAGGTGGTGGCATACTAGAGAATCTACCTCGCGCTTTGCCTAAGCACTTGGGCGCGTCTGTAAATATAGATGCTATCCCTAGCCAAGAGATTTTTGAGCGTTTGTGTGGGTTTGTAGAGATAGAGGAGGCATATCGTGTGTTTAATATGGGTGTGGGACTTATCGCGTGTGTGGAGGAGGGCAATGTCGATGAGGTTTTGCGCGGAAGTAATGGCTTTGTGCTAGGAGAGGTGGTAAGCCAAAGTGGTATCACACTCAAAAAAGGCAATGACATTGTGATAAGGGGGGAGAGTTGAAATCTTTTTTTAGAGCATATACGCTACCATTTCTTGTCCTCCTAATCGGGCTAGTTATGTATTATGTTATGTTTATCAAAAGCAACGAACGATATAGCGAGCAAGTAGAGGATACTTCTAGCTTCACTCGGCACAATCATTACCAAAGCAATAATTTTGAGGATTCTAACATTTTGAGTGAGTTTTTTTCCTCCATAAAGAGAATCGTGCTAAATAGCAATCCAAATGAATATCCAAAAGAGGAAATAAACGCACATTTCACTCAAAACACCGATGAATACGCTACGCAAAGTTTGCAAGAAAACCAAGAAATAAAACAAAATGATGATGGGCAGATTTTCTCTCAAGAAAGTGTGCAATATAGCACTCAAAGCACGCAAGATATACTTGAGAATGACAAAAGTCCTACTCAAAACCCTACCCAAAATCTTGCCCAAAGCCAAACCACTTCTCAAGCCACTCAAACCATTGAGCCTACCAAATCCCCTCAAACCCTGCTATACTACACCACTACTAGGCTAAATGTGAGAAAAGAGCCAAGTATAAGCGCACCTCTACTTAGCAGGCTAGCAAGTGGCGAAAAAGTCAAAGTTATTAAGTTTAACGATGAGTGGGCACAGCTAGAAAATGGTGGCTGGGTAAGTGCTAAGCTATTGACTTTGGAGCGAGAGGATTCTAGCTTGCAAGACACGCAAATGTATACTTCGCTTGTAAATGCAAATATACGCCAAAAGCCTGATAATGATTCCCCTATCGTAGGCTCGGTGCTAAAGGGTGAGCGAGTGCGTGTCCACTCCATAGCAAATGGCTGGGCTAGACTACTAAGTGGTGGCTATATCGCACTTAGATTGCTTCAAAAAGATAGTGATTAGATTTTAAGAAATCATCATTTATGAAATATCTTTGCGTATTTGGCAATCCTATCGCCCACTCCCTCTCCCCGCTTATACATAATTTCGCCCTAGCAAAATTAGGCTTGCCTTTTATGTATGGTAGATTTTGCCTTGATAGTGGAGAGAACTTAAAAAATACATTTTTTCGTCTAAATCTTAGTGGGGCAAATATCACCGTGCCATTTAAAGAGCACGCCCTCTCTCAAGCCGATGAGCTAGATAGTCTAGCCCAAGAAATCGGCGCGGTAAATACCCTAGTGCTAGAATCTAGTGGCAAGCTAAAGGGATACAACACCGATGCGAGCGGGTTTGTAGAGAGTATAAGGGATTTTATGCCAAATCCCGATTTTGCCCCACGCACGGCAAAAAGCGCATTAGTGCTTGGTGCTGGTGGCAGTGCTAAAGCTGTGGCGTGCATATTGACAAAATATGGCTTAGAAGTGCAGGTGGCAAATCGCTCGGATTCTAAGCGGGATTTTTATTCTTCGCGTGGGATTGCGTATCATCTTTTTAGCGAGCTAGAAGCAAGGGATTTTGACATAGTCATAAACGCCACGAGTGCGAGCCTGCAAGGCGAGCTACCATTGCCTAAAAACCTACTATCAGAGATTTTTACTCACTGCAAACTAGCTTATGATTTGATGTATAGCAAAAATCTAACACCATTTTTAGCCCTAGCAAAAGATTGCCACATAGACTACAAAGACGGCAAAGATATGCTTTTGTGGCAGGCGGCAAAAGCCCTAGTGCTTTTTATCTCTACTGAAAATACATCTAATCTTTACCAAGAACACCAAATCTATGCCCTAATGTCCCAAGCGATAAATAGCCACAAAGCATAAACGCCACAAAAGAGTAAAAAATTGAAAGAGTTTCTCATCTCACTTTGCTTAGGCACAAATGAGATTCCCAAAAAATACTCCTCTATCTATGAGCAAATCAAATCTTGTGGCGCGATAGAAAATCACCAAAGCAAAAAGCATCATAATTTTTTTAAGCTACATTGTAAGTTTGGGATTTTTAGCGTTAGCAAACCAAAATCATCACTTACAAAATCTATTTTTTTGCAAGACATCACCAAAAGACGCAATGACATAAGGCTATCTATTAAAAATACACCAAAATCTTTGGAAAATGGCGAGATTGTGCTAGCACTTTTGGCAGGTAAATTTGTGCGCGTTATCAAGTCTTTATCAAGCCATAGCACTAAGCACGTCCAAAAACAAAATCTAATCTACCTAGAAAAGCAAAAAGGTAAAATCATCGGCATAAACTTCCAAGATGGCGAAATCTCTACCCTGCCTTTTTCGCAAAAATCCTTAGAGCAGTTGCCTTATCACTGCGTTTTTAGCTATGAAAATATAAAACCAAAGATAAATAAGATTTATGGTGTGCTAGAGGAATCAAAAGTCGATGAAGCTATCGCGCTATTTCTGGCAGATAGGAAAGAGGAGTTTAGCCAAGAAGCCAAGCAATTAGCCCAAAGCTTTGGCGATAGAGTAGAACCAAGTTTATATACAGACTTAAGCGGTGGTTTATATGGGGGCGAGATTGGTGGAAAGGCTGGTGGCAAGGTTTTTGGTAGAGCGGACTTATCCAAGCTAGATTTTATCACTATTGACCCAAGCGATGCAAAAGACCACGATGATGCGATTTACTATGATGAAAAAAGCAAGGTTTTGTATGTCGCTATCGCTGATGTAAGTGAATATGTATTGCCAAAAACCGCGCTTGATGAGGAGGCAAAGCAGCGACTTTTTAGCCTATATTTTCCACATAAATGCCACCCTATGCTACCACAAGAGCTAAGCGAAAATCTATGCTCACTCAAAGCAAATGAGCTAAAGCTAGCACTTGTATGTGAGATACACTTCTGCGCCACTTCATCACGCAAAATCACACCCAAATCCACCAAAATCTATGAAGCCCTAATCACTCCCAAAGCAAATGTAAGCTATGAGTATATCGATAGTCTTTTAGACACGCTAGAATCAGCTAAAAAATCTAGCGCAATTTTTAAACCACTAAAAAGCCTTGCAAATCCTCGCTGGATTTTGTCCTTTTGGCATATCGCAAGCGGGCTTAAAAATGAGCGATTAAAAAAAGGCTTTGATTTTTTCACAAAAGAGCGCAAGATGACTTTGGACAAAGAGGGCGAGATAGAATCTATCCGCACGATTTTGCCAACTCGCGCTCATAGCCTTATCGAAGAGGCTATGCTACTTGCAAATGTAAGTGTGGCAATGTCTTTGGATAGTGCGCTAGGAGGCAAGGGAATCTATCGCACTCACAATCCACCTACAAAAGACAGGCTGCACGCACTTTTTGGCGAGATAGCACAGCTTGGCTACACCATAAAAAAAAGTAGAGCAAAAAAGCCACAAAATGACTACTCCAAAAATATCCACTCTCAAATCGCCCACCTACAATCCCTAGCAAGCACTCAAAAAGAAAAAGAAATCATTGATAGACTAATCATAAAATCCCAAAAAGAAGCACGATATGATTGCAGCAAAAATGAGCACTTTGGGCTAGGGTTTGAGGCTTATACGCATTTTACTTCGCCTATACGCAGATATAGCGATATTTTGGCACACAGACTTGTAAAGCTACTTTTGCGCTCTAGTGGCACGCTAGATATTAGTTTTGCCAAAAATCTATCCTCCTTGCCAAACCAAAAAGAGATTTTAAGGCATATTAACTTCACCCTAGAATCTATCCGCATAGCCACACCTCTGCTAAATGAAGCAGAGCGAGGAATCGCAAAATGTGAAATGTGCTTCAAAGATAGAAAATATGCTAGAAGTGCGCAAAAATGGCAGGGGGAGTCTATTTATATTCGCATTATTGATGAGCGATTCCCTGCTATTGGTGTAGTGGATTTTGCAGAATCTAGAAAGGAAGCTAATGATAAATCTAGCAAAGCAAAATCTAGTGAGACAAAATCCCACACGCCGCACACACAGGCTACACGCGCTGTGCAACAGCTAGCACTGCAACGCGCCCCAAATTCTACTTTGCAAGAGATTTTGCAAGGGGCGCGGGTTTTTGTGCGAGATTCTAGCTTGCAAAAGCACGCTACATATCTAGCACAAATCGCCCAAGTAGAGCTAGGCAGTGCTAGAATATATGCAAACATACTTGATATAAGCACCCAAGTGGATTCTACACCAAGAGCAAAATCCACCAAAAAACCAAAAAATAAGCACAAAACAACCAAAAAACAATCAAGCCAAAAGCACAAAAAGCAAATCAAATAAAAAGCAAATAATGTATAATACTCGCCAAATCATCTAAACCACCCACAAACCACATAAGGAGTGCGCAAAATGCCAAGTGATACACAATCTAGCACACAACCAAATGACATAACTTCCAAAAAAAGCTATTTTCAAAAAAAATTTGCACTCATTTTTGCTCCTATCACAAATCTACTAAAACTCGCCAATTCACTAAAACAACAAACATTCAAACTGCTAAAAGAGATTTATCATTTTTTGACTTACAAAGAGGAAATGTTTTATTACGCTTCATCACTTAGCTTTTATACGATTTTCGCGCTTATACCTATGCTTTTTATCACTTTTTCTGTCCTGCTTGCATTCTCACATTTCCAAGACAAAATCAGCGATATTCAGCACCTTATCATCTCAAATATCCTCCCTGCCAACGCCGAAGTAGTCATCAAATTTATGAATACATTTTTGGAAAACGGCTCAAAAATGGGAATGGTAGGCGTAGTAAGCGTATTTATCACTTCATTGCTATTTTTTCGCAACTACGAATACATTACCTCCAAAATGTTTGATTCTACACCGCGCAAATTTTTTGATTCTCTTATAATGTATTGGACGATGATTACGCTATTTCCGCTAGGTAGTGTGGTAATATTTTATTTTAGCGCAAGTGCACAGGGGCTATTTATGCAGGGAGGGAAATCCTTGATTTATAGTGATTTGTTCTCTTGGCTTGCTACTTGTGTGCTATTTCTCATACTTTTTCGCATCTCTGCAAACAAGCCATTGCACAAAAGGACTTTGTTTTTTAGCTCATTTACTTCTGGCACTGTGTGGTTTGCACTCAAA
This region includes:
- the purM gene encoding phosphoribosylformylglycinamidine cyclo-ligase yields the protein MSSHNSTQSHKTFTYRDSGVDIDEGNALVDSLKSIVKRTFDSNVIGSIGSFAGAYSLPGGYKEPILLACTDGVGTKLRLAIEAKKLDFVGIDLVAMCVNDLICNFGEPLFFLDYYATGKLDKEEALRVIEGIAKGCQIAGCALIGGESAEMPSMYAKGDFDLAGFSVGIAERASLELPNSIKKGDILVGFPSSGLHSNGFSLARKVFFEVEKMDFSKEISALDSSSQSGIKYIKKPLIDALLEPTTIYVPLFRQKREFIKSLAHITGGGILENLPRALPKHLGASVNIDAIPSQEIFERLCGFVEIEEAYRVFNMGVGLIACVEEGNVDEVLRGSNGFVLGEVVSQSGITLKKGNDIVIRGES
- a CDS encoding SH3 domain-containing protein produces the protein MKSFFRAYTLPFLVLLIGLVMYYVMFIKSNERYSEQVEDTSSFTRHNHYQSNNFEDSNILSEFFSSIKRIVLNSNPNEYPKEEINAHFTQNTDEYATQSLQENQEIKQNDDGQIFSQESVQYSTQSTQDILENDKSPTQNPTQNLAQSQTTSQATQTIEPTKSPQTLLYYTTTRLNVRKEPSISAPLLSRLASGEKVKVIKFNDEWAQLENGGWVSAKLLTLEREDSSLQDTQMYTSLVNANIRQKPDNDSPIVGSVLKGERVRVHSIANGWARLLSGGYIALRLLQKDSD
- a CDS encoding shikimate dehydrogenase, yielding MKYLCVFGNPIAHSLSPLIHNFALAKLGLPFMYGRFCLDSGENLKNTFFRLNLSGANITVPFKEHALSQADELDSLAQEIGAVNTLVLESSGKLKGYNTDASGFVESIRDFMPNPDFAPRTAKSALVLGAGGSAKAVACILTKYGLEVQVANRSDSKRDFYSSRGIAYHLFSELEARDFDIVINATSASLQGELPLPKNLLSEIFTHCKLAYDLMYSKNLTPFLALAKDCHIDYKDGKDMLLWQAAKALVLFISTENTSNLYQEHQIYALMSQAINSHKA
- a CDS encoding RNB domain-containing ribonuclease, producing the protein MKEFLISLCLGTNEIPKKYSSIYEQIKSCGAIENHQSKKHHNFFKLHCKFGIFSVSKPKSSLTKSIFLQDITKRRNDIRLSIKNTPKSLENGEIVLALLAGKFVRVIKSLSSHSTKHVQKQNLIYLEKQKGKIIGINFQDGEISTLPFSQKSLEQLPYHCVFSYENIKPKINKIYGVLEESKVDEAIALFLADRKEEFSQEAKQLAQSFGDRVEPSLYTDLSGGLYGGEIGGKAGGKVFGRADLSKLDFITIDPSDAKDHDDAIYYDEKSKVLYVAIADVSEYVLPKTALDEEAKQRLFSLYFPHKCHPMLPQELSENLCSLKANELKLALVCEIHFCATSSRKITPKSTKIYEALITPKANVSYEYIDSLLDTLESAKKSSAIFKPLKSLANPRWILSFWHIASGLKNERLKKGFDFFTKERKMTLDKEGEIESIRTILPTRAHSLIEEAMLLANVSVAMSLDSALGGKGIYRTHNPPTKDRLHALFGEIAQLGYTIKKSRAKKPQNDYSKNIHSQIAHLQSLASTQKEKEIIDRLIIKSQKEARYDCSKNEHFGLGFEAYTHFTSPIRRYSDILAHRLVKLLLRSSGTLDISFAKNLSSLPNQKEILRHINFTLESIRIATPLLNEAERGIAKCEMCFKDRKYARSAQKWQGESIYIRIIDERFPAIGVVDFAESRKEANDKSSKAKSSETKSHTPHTQATRAVQQLALQRAPNSTLQEILQGARVFVRDSSLQKHATYLAQIAQVELGSARIYANILDISTQVDSTPRAKSTKKPKNKHKTTKKQSSQKHKKQIK
- a CDS encoding YihY family inner membrane protein, producing MPSDTQSSTQPNDITSKKSYFQKKFALIFAPITNLLKLANSLKQQTFKLLKEIYHFLTYKEEMFYYASSLSFYTIFALIPMLFITFSVLLAFSHFQDKISDIQHLIISNILPANAEVVIKFMNTFLENGSKMGMVGVVSVFITSLLFFRNYEYITSKMFDSTPRKFFDSLIMYWTMITLFPLGSVVIFYFSASAQGLFMQGGKSLIYSDLFSWLATCVLFLILFRISANKPLHKRTLFFSSFTSGTVWFALKNLFVFYITYNKTYATLYGSVSIILFLMAWIYVSWLVMLFGMRSCQGVLKWLNIEQKDTNQKEAHNETV